Proteins found in one Pseudorasbora parva isolate DD20220531a chromosome 11, ASM2467924v1, whole genome shotgun sequence genomic segment:
- the pde6a gene encoding rod cGMP-specific 3',5'-cyclic phosphodiesterase subunit alpha isoform X2, giving the protein MFRAKVISDLLSTTKKTQVDVSSYHDLSSIEECEIIFDMVRDMQENLQMERAVFNLMRHLSFIMRADRMSLFMYRQRNGIAELATRIFNVHKDATLEECLVPPDSEIVYPLDTGIVGHVATAKKTVNIPDVTQDSHFSDFVDILTEYETKNVLATPIMNGKDMVAVMMAVNKIGAPHFTAQDEETLKKYLNFANLVLRVFHLSYLHNCETRRGQVLLWSASKVFEELTDIERQFHKALYTVRAFLNCDRYSVGLLDMTKTKEFFDLWPVLMGEVPPYSGPKTPDGREVIFYKVIDYILHGKEDIKVIPNPTADHWALVSGLPTYVAENGLICNIMNASQDEFFEFQKEPLDESGWTIKNVLSLPIVNKKEEIVGVATFYNRKDGKPFDEQDETLMESLTQFLGWSVLNTDTYDRMNKLENRKDIFQDMVMYHVKCRKDEIQNILNTREVYEKEPDECDEDELEDILCETLLDSEESEIFEFHFCDFEFTELELVKCGIKMYYELGVVDKFHIPRETLVRFVYSVSKGYRKITYHNWRHGFNVGQTMFTLLMTGDLKRYYTDLEAMAMVTAGLCHDIDHRGTNNLYQMKSGNPLAKLHGSSILERHHLDFGKTLLRDEALNIYQNLTRRQHEIVIHLMDIAIIATDLALYFKKRTMFQKIVDQSKTYENWDDWTKYMMLETTRKEIVMAMMMTACDLSAIAKPWEIQSKVALSVAAEFWEQGDLERTVLEQQPIPMMDRNKAEELPKLQCGFIDFVCAFVYKEFSRFHVEITPMLERLLNNRKEWNALKEIHEAKVAKLEEAKKAKEEEAVASAARQGSTGQSSSQSKTCVIF; this is encoded by the exons AT GTTCCGGGCGAAGGTCATCTCCGACCTTCTATCGACCACCAAGAAAACACAAGTGGACGTCAGCTCTTACCACGATCTGAGCTCTATTGAGGAGTGCGAGATCATTTTCGATATGGTGCGGGACATGCAGGAAAACCTGCAGATGGAGAGGGCCGTGTTCAACCTCATGCGGCATCTCAGCTTCATAATGCGAGCAGACCGCATGAGTCTCTTCATGTACCGCCAGAGGAACGGCATAGCTGAACTGGCCACGAGAATCTTCAATGTCCATAAAGATGCCACACTGGAGGAGTGCCTGGTGCCACCGGACAGTGAGATCGTGTACCCGCTGGACACGGGCATCGTGGGCCATGTGGCCACTGCCAAGAAGACCGTCAATATACCTGATGTCACACAG GACAGCCACTTCAGTGACTTTGTAGACATCCTGACAGAGTACGAGACCAAGAATGTGCTCGCCACTCCCATAATGAACGGCAAAGACATGGTGGCTGTCATGATGGCGGTCAACAAGATTGGTGCTCCCCATTTCACTGCTCAGGATGAAGAG ACGCTGAAGAAATATCTCAACTTTGCCAATCTTGTGCTTCGAGTGTTTCATCTGAGCTACCTGCACAACTGTGAAACCAGAAGGGGACAG GTGTTACTCTGGTCTGCCAGCAAAGTGTTTGAGGAGTTGACTGATATTGAGAGACAGTTTCACAAGGCCCTCTATACAGTCCGAGCCTTCCTCAACTGTGACCGCTACTCTGTGGGCCTCCTCGACATGACCAAAACTAAA GAGTTCTTTGATCTTTGGCCTGTACTAATGGGAGAGGTGCCTCCATATAGCGGACCAAAGACACCTGATGGCAGA GAAGTGATTTTCTACAAAGTGATTGATTACATATTGCATGGAAAGGAGGACATTAAAGTAATTCC TAACCCTACTGCTGACCACTGGGCATTAGTAAGTGGGCTTCCCACCTACGTTGCAGAGAACGGCCTG ATCTGTAATATCATGAACGCCAGTCAAGACGAGTTCTTTGAATTTCAA AAAGAACCTCTGGATGAATCTGGATGGACAATAAAGAATGTGCTCTCTTTGCCCATCGTGAACAAGAAAGAGGAAATCGTTGGTGTGGCCACATTCTATAACAGGAAAGATGGAAAGCCTTTTGATGAACAGGATGAAACACTAATGGAG tcactcactcagttCCTGGGCTGGTCAGTGCTGAATACAGACACTTATGACAGGATGAATAAGCTGGAAAATCGCAAGGACATCTTTCAGGACATGGTCATGTACCACGTCAAGTGCAGAAAGGATGAGATTCAGAATATATTG AACACACGTGAGGTGTACGAGAAAGAGCCTGACGAATGTGACGAGGATGAGCTGGAGGATATTCTg TGTGAGACGCTGCTAGACTCAGAGGAGTCCGAGATCTTTGAGTTTCACTTCTGTGactttgagttcactgagctggAACTAGTGAAGTGTGGCATCAAAATGTACTATGAGCTGGGTGTGGTAGACAAGTTTCATATTCCACGTGAG ACCCTGGTGCGCTTTGTGTACTCAGTCAGTAAAGGTTACAGGAAGATCACCTACCACAACTGGAGGCATGGCTTCAACGTTGGCCAGACCATGTTTACACTGCTCATG ACAGGTGACCTGAAGCGCTACTATACGGACCTGGAGGCGATGGCGATGGTGACCGCAGGGCTCTGTCATGATATTGACCACCGCGGCACTAACAATCTCTACCAGATGAA GTCTGGGAATCCACTGGCAAAGCTGCATGGTTCCTCCATTCTCGAGAGACACCATCTGGACTTTGGAAAAACTCTGCTTAGAGATGAG GCCTTGAATATCTACCAGAATCTGACCCGAAGACAGCACGAAATCGTCATCCATTTGATGGACATAGCTATCATCGCAACAGACTTGGCCTTGTATTTCAA GAAAAGGACCATGTTTCAGAAGATCGTGGATCAGTCCAAGACCTACGAGAACTGGGACGATTGGACCAAATACATGATGTTAGAAACAACTCGGAAAGAGATCGTCAT GGCTATGATGATGACTGCCTGTGATTTGTCAGCCATTGCCAAGCCATGGGAGATTCAGAGCaag GTGGCGCTGTCTGTTGCTGCAGAATTCTGGGAGCAGGGTGATCTGGAGAGGACAGTGCTGGAGCAGCAGCCCATT CCCATGATGGACCGGAACAAAGCGGAAGAACTTCCCAAACTGCAGTGTGGTTTTATTGATTTCGTCTGTGCTTTCGTTTACAAG GAGTTCTCTCGCTTCCATGTGGAGATCACGCCCATGCTAGAGCGTCTGCTGAACAACAGGAAGGAGTGGAACGCTCTGAAGGAAATACACGAGGCCAAGGTAGCAAAGCTAGAAGAGGCCAAGAAAGCCAAAGAGGAAGAAGCTGTTGCATCAGCTGCAAGACAAG GAAGCACGGGCCAATCCTCATCTCAGTCCAAGACCTGCGTAATTTTCTAG
- the tmem216 gene encoding transmembrane protein 216: MFIYKGVILPYPQANLILDVVLLLLFLGLETLRLFYGWKGNLCQRALALFVSVGVLVPCAVLSVYYLLLQTFVLRLEFVLNAVLLCFYGFELVLGVMTISVFSRANIY, encoded by the exons ATGTTTATCTATAAAG GGGTGATACTCCCTTACCCCCAAGCTAACCTGATATTGGATGTTGTCCTGCTGCTGCTCTTCTTGGGCCTTGAGACCCTCAGACTCTTCTATG GCTGGAAGGGGAACCTGTGTCAGCGCGCTCTGGCTCTGTTTGTGAGTGTCGGTGTTCTGGTGCCCTGTGCAGTGCTGAGCGTCTACTACCTGCTACTTCAGACCTTTGTTTTACGGCTTGAGTTCGTGCTCAATGCTGTACTGCTCTGCTTTTACGGCTTTGAGCTGGTTCTAGGAGTGATGACGATCTCTGTTTTTTCAAG GGCCAACATTTATTAA
- the pde6a gene encoding rod cGMP-specific 3',5'-cyclic phosphodiesterase subunit alpha isoform X3, whose protein sequence is MNGKDMVAVMMAVNKIGAPHFTAQDEETLKKYLNFANLVLRVFHLSYLHNCETRRGQVLLWSASKVFEELTDIERQFHKALYTVRAFLNCDRYSVGLLDMTKTKEFFDLWPVLMGEVPPYSGPKTPDGREVIFYKVIDYILHGKEDIKVIPNPTADHWALVSGLPTYVAENGLICNIMNASQDEFFEFQKEPLDESGWTIKNVLSLPIVNKKEEIVGVATFYNRKDGKPFDEQDETLMESLTQFLGWSVLNTDTYDRMNKLENRKDIFQDMVMYHVKCRKDEIQNILNTREVYEKEPDECDEDELEDILCETLLDSEESEIFEFHFCDFEFTELELVKCGIKMYYELGVVDKFHIPRETLVRFVYSVSKGYRKITYHNWRHGFNVGQTMFTLLMTGDLKRYYTDLEAMAMVTAGLCHDIDHRGTNNLYQMKSGNPLAKLHGSSILERHHLDFGKTLLRDEALNIYQNLTRRQHEIVIHLMDIAIIATDLALYFKKRTMFQKIVDQSKTYENWDDWTKYMMLETTRKEIVMAMMMTACDLSAIAKPWEIQSKVALSVAAEFWEQGDLERTVLEQQPIPMMDRNKAEELPKLQCGFIDFVCAFVYKEFSRFHVEITPMLERLLNNRKEWNALKEIHEAKVAKLEEAKKAKEEEAVASAARQGSTGQSSSQSKTCVIF, encoded by the exons ATGAACGGCAAAGACATGGTGGCTGTCATGATGGCGGTCAACAAGATTGGTGCTCCCCATTTCACTGCTCAGGATGAAGAG ACGCTGAAGAAATATCTCAACTTTGCCAATCTTGTGCTTCGAGTGTTTCATCTGAGCTACCTGCACAACTGTGAAACCAGAAGGGGACAG GTGTTACTCTGGTCTGCCAGCAAAGTGTTTGAGGAGTTGACTGATATTGAGAGACAGTTTCACAAGGCCCTCTATACAGTCCGAGCCTTCCTCAACTGTGACCGCTACTCTGTGGGCCTCCTCGACATGACCAAAACTAAA GAGTTCTTTGATCTTTGGCCTGTACTAATGGGAGAGGTGCCTCCATATAGCGGACCAAAGACACCTGATGGCAGA GAAGTGATTTTCTACAAAGTGATTGATTACATATTGCATGGAAAGGAGGACATTAAAGTAATTCC TAACCCTACTGCTGACCACTGGGCATTAGTAAGTGGGCTTCCCACCTACGTTGCAGAGAACGGCCTG ATCTGTAATATCATGAACGCCAGTCAAGACGAGTTCTTTGAATTTCAA AAAGAACCTCTGGATGAATCTGGATGGACAATAAAGAATGTGCTCTCTTTGCCCATCGTGAACAAGAAAGAGGAAATCGTTGGTGTGGCCACATTCTATAACAGGAAAGATGGAAAGCCTTTTGATGAACAGGATGAAACACTAATGGAG tcactcactcagttCCTGGGCTGGTCAGTGCTGAATACAGACACTTATGACAGGATGAATAAGCTGGAAAATCGCAAGGACATCTTTCAGGACATGGTCATGTACCACGTCAAGTGCAGAAAGGATGAGATTCAGAATATATTG AACACACGTGAGGTGTACGAGAAAGAGCCTGACGAATGTGACGAGGATGAGCTGGAGGATATTCTg TGTGAGACGCTGCTAGACTCAGAGGAGTCCGAGATCTTTGAGTTTCACTTCTGTGactttgagttcactgagctggAACTAGTGAAGTGTGGCATCAAAATGTACTATGAGCTGGGTGTGGTAGACAAGTTTCATATTCCACGTGAG ACCCTGGTGCGCTTTGTGTACTCAGTCAGTAAAGGTTACAGGAAGATCACCTACCACAACTGGAGGCATGGCTTCAACGTTGGCCAGACCATGTTTACACTGCTCATG ACAGGTGACCTGAAGCGCTACTATACGGACCTGGAGGCGATGGCGATGGTGACCGCAGGGCTCTGTCATGATATTGACCACCGCGGCACTAACAATCTCTACCAGATGAA GTCTGGGAATCCACTGGCAAAGCTGCATGGTTCCTCCATTCTCGAGAGACACCATCTGGACTTTGGAAAAACTCTGCTTAGAGATGAG GCCTTGAATATCTACCAGAATCTGACCCGAAGACAGCACGAAATCGTCATCCATTTGATGGACATAGCTATCATCGCAACAGACTTGGCCTTGTATTTCAA GAAAAGGACCATGTTTCAGAAGATCGTGGATCAGTCCAAGACCTACGAGAACTGGGACGATTGGACCAAATACATGATGTTAGAAACAACTCGGAAAGAGATCGTCAT GGCTATGATGATGACTGCCTGTGATTTGTCAGCCATTGCCAAGCCATGGGAGATTCAGAGCaag GTGGCGCTGTCTGTTGCTGCAGAATTCTGGGAGCAGGGTGATCTGGAGAGGACAGTGCTGGAGCAGCAGCCCATT CCCATGATGGACCGGAACAAAGCGGAAGAACTTCCCAAACTGCAGTGTGGTTTTATTGATTTCGTCTGTGCTTTCGTTTACAAG GAGTTCTCTCGCTTCCATGTGGAGATCACGCCCATGCTAGAGCGTCTGCTGAACAACAGGAAGGAGTGGAACGCTCTGAAGGAAATACACGAGGCCAAGGTAGCAAAGCTAGAAGAGGCCAAGAAAGCCAAAGAGGAAGAAGCTGTTGCATCAGCTGCAAGACAAG GAAGCACGGGCCAATCCTCATCTCAGTCCAAGACCTGCGTAATTTTCTAG
- the pde6a gene encoding rod cGMP-specific 3',5'-cyclic phosphodiesterase subunit alpha isoform X1 produces MAAVDKDVAEKFLDSNPTFAKQYYDSRFRAKVISDLLSTTKKTQVDVSSYHDLSSIEECEIIFDMVRDMQENLQMERAVFNLMRHLSFIMRADRMSLFMYRQRNGIAELATRIFNVHKDATLEECLVPPDSEIVYPLDTGIVGHVATAKKTVNIPDVTQDSHFSDFVDILTEYETKNVLATPIMNGKDMVAVMMAVNKIGAPHFTAQDEETLKKYLNFANLVLRVFHLSYLHNCETRRGQVLLWSASKVFEELTDIERQFHKALYTVRAFLNCDRYSVGLLDMTKTKEFFDLWPVLMGEVPPYSGPKTPDGREVIFYKVIDYILHGKEDIKVIPNPTADHWALVSGLPTYVAENGLICNIMNASQDEFFEFQKEPLDESGWTIKNVLSLPIVNKKEEIVGVATFYNRKDGKPFDEQDETLMESLTQFLGWSVLNTDTYDRMNKLENRKDIFQDMVMYHVKCRKDEIQNILNTREVYEKEPDECDEDELEDILCETLLDSEESEIFEFHFCDFEFTELELVKCGIKMYYELGVVDKFHIPRETLVRFVYSVSKGYRKITYHNWRHGFNVGQTMFTLLMTGDLKRYYTDLEAMAMVTAGLCHDIDHRGTNNLYQMKSGNPLAKLHGSSILERHHLDFGKTLLRDEALNIYQNLTRRQHEIVIHLMDIAIIATDLALYFKKRTMFQKIVDQSKTYENWDDWTKYMMLETTRKEIVMAMMMTACDLSAIAKPWEIQSKVALSVAAEFWEQGDLERTVLEQQPIPMMDRNKAEELPKLQCGFIDFVCAFVYKEFSRFHVEITPMLERLLNNRKEWNALKEIHEAKVAKLEEAKKAKEEEAVASAARQGSTGQSSSQSKTCVIF; encoded by the exons ATGGCTGCAGTGGACAAGGATGTGGCTGAGAAGTTTTTGGACAGCAATCCAACATTTGCCAAGCAGTACTATGACTCCAGGTTCCGGGCGAAGGTCATCTCCGACCTTCTATCGACCACCAAGAAAACACAAGTGGACGTCAGCTCTTACCACGATCTGAGCTCTATTGAGGAGTGCGAGATCATTTTCGATATGGTGCGGGACATGCAGGAAAACCTGCAGATGGAGAGGGCCGTGTTCAACCTCATGCGGCATCTCAGCTTCATAATGCGAGCAGACCGCATGAGTCTCTTCATGTACCGCCAGAGGAACGGCATAGCTGAACTGGCCACGAGAATCTTCAATGTCCATAAAGATGCCACACTGGAGGAGTGCCTGGTGCCACCGGACAGTGAGATCGTGTACCCGCTGGACACGGGCATCGTGGGCCATGTGGCCACTGCCAAGAAGACCGTCAATATACCTGATGTCACACAG GACAGCCACTTCAGTGACTTTGTAGACATCCTGACAGAGTACGAGACCAAGAATGTGCTCGCCACTCCCATAATGAACGGCAAAGACATGGTGGCTGTCATGATGGCGGTCAACAAGATTGGTGCTCCCCATTTCACTGCTCAGGATGAAGAG ACGCTGAAGAAATATCTCAACTTTGCCAATCTTGTGCTTCGAGTGTTTCATCTGAGCTACCTGCACAACTGTGAAACCAGAAGGGGACAG GTGTTACTCTGGTCTGCCAGCAAAGTGTTTGAGGAGTTGACTGATATTGAGAGACAGTTTCACAAGGCCCTCTATACAGTCCGAGCCTTCCTCAACTGTGACCGCTACTCTGTGGGCCTCCTCGACATGACCAAAACTAAA GAGTTCTTTGATCTTTGGCCTGTACTAATGGGAGAGGTGCCTCCATATAGCGGACCAAAGACACCTGATGGCAGA GAAGTGATTTTCTACAAAGTGATTGATTACATATTGCATGGAAAGGAGGACATTAAAGTAATTCC TAACCCTACTGCTGACCACTGGGCATTAGTAAGTGGGCTTCCCACCTACGTTGCAGAGAACGGCCTG ATCTGTAATATCATGAACGCCAGTCAAGACGAGTTCTTTGAATTTCAA AAAGAACCTCTGGATGAATCTGGATGGACAATAAAGAATGTGCTCTCTTTGCCCATCGTGAACAAGAAAGAGGAAATCGTTGGTGTGGCCACATTCTATAACAGGAAAGATGGAAAGCCTTTTGATGAACAGGATGAAACACTAATGGAG tcactcactcagttCCTGGGCTGGTCAGTGCTGAATACAGACACTTATGACAGGATGAATAAGCTGGAAAATCGCAAGGACATCTTTCAGGACATGGTCATGTACCACGTCAAGTGCAGAAAGGATGAGATTCAGAATATATTG AACACACGTGAGGTGTACGAGAAAGAGCCTGACGAATGTGACGAGGATGAGCTGGAGGATATTCTg TGTGAGACGCTGCTAGACTCAGAGGAGTCCGAGATCTTTGAGTTTCACTTCTGTGactttgagttcactgagctggAACTAGTGAAGTGTGGCATCAAAATGTACTATGAGCTGGGTGTGGTAGACAAGTTTCATATTCCACGTGAG ACCCTGGTGCGCTTTGTGTACTCAGTCAGTAAAGGTTACAGGAAGATCACCTACCACAACTGGAGGCATGGCTTCAACGTTGGCCAGACCATGTTTACACTGCTCATG ACAGGTGACCTGAAGCGCTACTATACGGACCTGGAGGCGATGGCGATGGTGACCGCAGGGCTCTGTCATGATATTGACCACCGCGGCACTAACAATCTCTACCAGATGAA GTCTGGGAATCCACTGGCAAAGCTGCATGGTTCCTCCATTCTCGAGAGACACCATCTGGACTTTGGAAAAACTCTGCTTAGAGATGAG GCCTTGAATATCTACCAGAATCTGACCCGAAGACAGCACGAAATCGTCATCCATTTGATGGACATAGCTATCATCGCAACAGACTTGGCCTTGTATTTCAA GAAAAGGACCATGTTTCAGAAGATCGTGGATCAGTCCAAGACCTACGAGAACTGGGACGATTGGACCAAATACATGATGTTAGAAACAACTCGGAAAGAGATCGTCAT GGCTATGATGATGACTGCCTGTGATTTGTCAGCCATTGCCAAGCCATGGGAGATTCAGAGCaag GTGGCGCTGTCTGTTGCTGCAGAATTCTGGGAGCAGGGTGATCTGGAGAGGACAGTGCTGGAGCAGCAGCCCATT CCCATGATGGACCGGAACAAAGCGGAAGAACTTCCCAAACTGCAGTGTGGTTTTATTGATTTCGTCTGTGCTTTCGTTTACAAG GAGTTCTCTCGCTTCCATGTGGAGATCACGCCCATGCTAGAGCGTCTGCTGAACAACAGGAAGGAGTGGAACGCTCTGAAGGAAATACACGAGGCCAAGGTAGCAAAGCTAGAAGAGGCCAAGAAAGCCAAAGAGGAAGAAGCTGTTGCATCAGCTGCAAGACAAG GAAGCACGGGCCAATCCTCATCTCAGTCCAAGACCTGCGTAATTTTCTAG